aatacgtaggagcaagggaaacacccttgtcgaccagaaaaagataaaaaatacaaaaggcccataaaaaaacataaaaacataaaaaagggaaaataaaacaaattgaagacatgatatggcacatttgattaaaggttgtcgtcctttgtgatggacgcgtggggtgttaataccttccccatgcgtaaaaacaactcccgaacctttcacacttaaaattTGTAGAGTACACGTTTcagtttttccgatgttttcctcgaataaatgttgatGGAGACTCCGtgcgccttcctcccttggaagacgcacccgtgagccccacATCGCCCTCCTGCTAAAGGataggttgcgatagttggcgactccactggggactgtttttagagagttaggccaatcaatcagtgtgcaaCATCTCATaatgacttcttctttatttatgttctcccttcccttttatctttggttttttgtccatatttgtacataacctttgctatgttgttgtgtttggtgtttTCGTCTAtcaattacattcatagttagaaataccCTTTTTCTACACACAGATGACACCTACACCTCACACACACATCGAGATATTAGACCCTATGCCCGGGTCTATGTGaaccataaggagtggaggtgaatctttggtcatgctgggtctgcGAGtcgcttgatgacagtgaagcctcatctagagttttccttttttagtgatgcattgtcACTGATAGTCCCTATCACCATAATGTATTCCTAAAAGGATGATATCTTTAAAAGCCAGTAAGGTTACATAAAACCACGCTTGGGAATTGTCACTAGGTGACTTTTGGATCATTTCCATTAGATTCCTCAATTAGGGGCACACAGAAAACTCACTTTTGCATCATGCCTCCCTTCacggcatcataatgaacatgtcgttcctgcatttgtcagtTATCATATTCAAGCATCACATTTTttgcattgcatcatcatgcatatgcattcaacatactttttgttctacaaactgcataccttttgttttatgttctctcatgcatgatccttgcattttcctctgcaaaataaAGAAAGTCACGGTAAAGCACgaacaatgcatcattcacatacatccatgcttttcattggttgcattgttcattgcattctttccctGAAAACCAAactttaatcattgttatcaaaggGAAGAATGCACTTTACAATACCCTTACCGAGCGCATGCTAGAGCTGGAGTAATGGCTGAAGTAgacgaggtgcaagagcagatgaagacCGACATAGAGGCCATGAAAGAATagatggccacaatgatggggccatgatgagcatgaagaagataatggaggtcaataCGGCTGCAGTTGCCATTGTCAGCGCTTTTTCTAGGGTGGACCCGACTCCCCCATCAGGCCTCAACCTAATAAATCATCCATCGTTTAGTTcggaaagaactacgtaggtctaatttcatcatcgcaattgaggaatacataggaTCGAGGgtaacacccttgtcgaccacaaaaagataaaaaaatacaaaaggcccataaaaaaacataaaaacataaaaaagggaaaataaaacaaattgaagacatgatattgcacatttgattaaaggctatcGTCCATTGTGATGGATGCGTGGgttgctaataccttccccgtgcataaaaacaactcctgaacctttcacatttaaaattcgtagaccacatgtttcggtttttccgacgttttcctcaaataaacgttggtggcgactccgcacgccttcctcccttggaagacgcactcgtgagccccgcgtcgccctcctacCGAAGGGTAAGTTGCGACACCTGGGCATCTttccatgaaggaacatggttccttaccaactcaatgagtggtgctacaagtatagaaaaatatggaacaaaccttttgtaaaagtacGTTAAGTCATGGATGCCCCGAATTTtctttatacttggtggagtgggccactcaggaatgacctttattctcttagggtgtcccatatgagtacctaagtttgtattgaaactaaaagtaagaacaaacctacctaatgagtccctatgtacacaaatcatgaagatgttaggtgcacaagtgattttacaaaagagggttgcaccactatgaacattcatcataccacctctTTTAGGGATTtagtgcctaataatacctattttgggcaccaacaaagcacaaggatttaagcttttgcaaaccaaaccctcatccaacaactcctttacttaaggaataaactcaagcccaagaggtgtggcaatgctaacaagtgtctttttacaaaggagaaaatgtggatgttgtctaagaggggaaatttctttaatatttgtctttatttcaaaatgtctttccttcttagctaacctcttggaagagacacttacctccttacactcctccttaaccattaaaggttgtccttcttcttgggggtagatttcttcactagattcttccccttttgcttcttcattttcattagaggaaggtgaagtagtagcctcatcttggctactataaatgtcttgactcctcataatcatggatttcttggtggggcattgagaagtaatgtgtcctcttccaagacatttaaagcactttatagagctagtcttttcttgcatactagccttagggggttgcttttctattgtcttccccttatcatctttgggttTAGAAGGTGCTGCCCCTAAGATGCGTAGACCTTGGTCTTACTTTGTATAAgaatgagagccataagattttaaagtagactttctttcaagtttttgctctacacttatttcccaatctaagtaagcctctacattgtccttcccatggaagtatgggaggttaatgttagcctcttgaggctttctttcattttctctcctatgatagtgaggtctaagatgtgacctatgccttccttcataatagtcatgaagttcttcacttaggctcttgcaagagttatgactactataggaggcatgtttttctcttttcatttctttcattatttttcttctttcttcctctcttattttctctttcatcttgacttatttcttccgctctttttttttccttattcttttctctcttgtttttctttccacaacttaagggatctcaactcatctaatatcttataaaaggggtccttaggagtagaaccctcaccattatcactagatgaagaatgaagactcatgttggttcctaagttatggttctttcttgttgggggtttgaaaacaaaaggtaaaagaaactatggttgaaactagccaaaataaacactaaatcaggtgtgaaagataaggtaaaaactaattggtaaaaggcaaactatctaggtggtttgacaatgaaaggtaaaggaaataagctatgaaagtaagcatgaaatgtaaactaggcgaatcctaagagtgtttggatgaccacatttagggttcccaacaaaacactcacaatcctaagggaaaattgcttaaaattattacacacaaatggaagtaaggtgagctattggaggctcccaacttacttccaatgaaaggcctttttgttacaaaatttgaaagcaatgaaagtaagtaaattgttaattacaaaattacaacaagatcgtcaattttggtggttgttctctctttggtgattcactcaatttggagtgcttcttagtccaatagctcttaaggtggttttccccttgcttcttgactcaaattcttcaagggatggcaccaatcctcctttccaattccctatatggcaactcacaaacaagaaaacaaacagacaagcaataaccaaagacccaaaaaatgaaatgaaagctaaaccaatagagttttagcaagacaaattttcaaggattttcaacaattaaagaaatgaaaagcacataaaagcaagctgggactcaaagagaaacttataaTGGctttagagtagagtaaaaaaactaaaataaaaagactcaagaaacctctagttttggaacttttttttcacactaaattttaattgaaatttcagagctaggattggtataaaataggcaccaattatagaacaaattttgagccaaaacaacaagcacacttcccttttacttttttttcctggacactgatttttctgccaacttgtgtgatttttcttattttttcctttaatccaaatcaattggttcttttttcataattttggtccagatgtcaagaaaattcagaaaaatttcagctcaaaacacgtagtgaccaattcccaataatttatacaagttcgtatgttgaAGCtgcagcaccagcgatttcaacctagaaatcaggagtagtgtttatgttgcttaaggcttggatagttacaatttgtgtttgcttatgctcaattatcttgaataaaacaattcaagagagcttaagacttattttgattcacaaatccagccacgactcagcaccacaactcaacttcatcataggcatcatgtaagaaacttagaaaaccaaaaaaagagttcaacaacaagactacttctacgaattgatttagaacatgttatgaactaaataacatgcatgaattagactcaaaattcaaaagataggctacgaatgacaagaatacatgaacaaatgtatctagaattcaatcaacaaaataaaaattcaacacaaacttagaacataatgtgacaattactatgactaaacatgactcaaagacaacatggattaagtgatttaaacttagatttttgtgtttttttttctaatcaatattttggaagaaaatttagatctaaggttcagcacaagaatattatgaatgaaaaatgatagaacctaaaatcaacagaaaaacatgattcaagagtagatctatagaatttgaaccatagaaatgcaagaacaagtgtagatctaagatttaatcggtttatttttttgaatctactctaaaaagcaccaaaccacaagaaaatggaggatatacatggagaataagatgaataacaaggaaccaaagtgaattgaccaaacaaaaagatagaggaagcaaaagaacatcacctagatgaagatgctcatgataccacatgatgtagctctatgtggagcttgtaggccttggatcttcttcatcaatggattcctttgcttctagAGATCTGattgcagcagaatggagaaggagaaatatgaatggagacgccacttcaagtagaagatgagtctagaagaagctcaccaccataggaagccatggataagagcttgaaggtagaagaagatgaatgaatggagaagaagagaagagtacgaaatttagtgcctctaaagaTGTCTGAACTTTGatgtttaattctcaaatgatcaaagttgaaaaaaaatgcacacacacgacctctatttatagcctaagtgccacacaaaattggaggaaaatttgaatttctattcaaatttcacttggatttgaaattgaatttgtggagccaaattttggagccaaaatttcactaattatgattagtgaattttagttatggttcagccttCTAATCCAAGGTCAAgcccaagattctccactaagtgtgcttaggtgtcatgaggcatgtaaagcatgaaagacatgcacaaagtgtgactatatgatgtggcaatagggtgtagcaagcaaatgctcactccccctctaaaatttaattggattaggcttcccaattcagttaaatttattttccaacacccacatcaaatattcacttaatgcatgtgaaattacaaaactacccctaatacaaaaactagtctaggtgccctaaaatacaagggctgaaaaatcctacatttctagggtgcCCTagctacattatggagccctaaatacaaggcctaaaaataatgaaatcttaatctaatatgtacaaagataagtgggctcatacttagcccatggacccgaaatctgccctaaggctcatgagaaccctagggccttctcttacatctctggcccaatctacttggagtcttctatccaatgcccttgcaaggtaggattgcatcaaactCTTCCCATGGCCTTTGGATGTCCAGTTTGATCATTCAGGCCCCCACCATTCTACTCCTTCTTGGGATATGGACAATCTTTCTGAATATGCCCCCTTTGTCTacaattaaaacatgttattcCTTTATCAGGACAATTTGAGGAGATGTGCCCTGGCTTACCACATCTGTAACAAGTGATCTGAGTGGGGAATGTATTGGGTTTGCTACCACTATCACCCGCAAACCTCGTAGCAATAATCCTTTTATTGTTGGGGCGGTTACCATATTGCTTAGGAGGGGTCAAGTACGGTTTCCCCCGATGTTGAGGTtcattctttttgttcttcattgGACCTATACTCCTATAATAGCTCGCCCTATCTTGAGAATCTTCATCCCAAATTCGGCACATGTTAACCAAGAGTGGAAACTGACGAACACCTTGGTAATTCACAGCTTGCTTCACTTCAGGTTGCAAGCCGTTTAGAAACTTCACACATTTGGAACTTTCACCATCTCTCCCTTGATAATGGGGAAAGTACCTCACCAGCTCCTCAAACTTGGTTGCATGTTGAGTCACAATCATGTTTCCCTACTTGAGCTTCAAGAATTCCATCTCTTTCTTGTTCTTAACATCCTCAGGAAAGTACTTCTCCAAAAATACCCTTTTGAAGACATCCTAGGTCACATCTTGACCTTCAGCCTCTATGCATTGGCGAGTATTCTCCCACCAGTACTCAGCCTCTTCCACTAGAGTATATGTACCAAAATCAACTTTTTGCCCCTCCGGACATGCCATTACTTggaaaattttcttaatttacctTATCCAATTCTGAGCACCATCAGGGTTGTATCCTCCATTGAAAGCAAGAGGATTGTTTCATTAGAAGCAGTCCAACCCTTGGTACTCAACAACTACAacagcttctcccctatttggaTTCCCTATAGCCTGAGctaagtgtcataccctaatttcgtctggggacctttgcttgatgacatgcgacctttctttggtccttgtgaggtgcttggcacccatcattaggcaatttgtgaaactccaggacatgccggaaaaccaaaaaatattgatgcacaatccgtaagtttccgtgacacaccggaaatcaaatggaagcatcgttgcataattaagtgaggttccgtaatattccgtaagtcaaaaaggggatgattatgtaatccgcaaggttccgtaacattacggaaagaaaacaagtatcgttacaaaattcgtaaatttccgtaactttacgaaaaaagaatcaccaaaaaaagcagagggaggtgtacttagtaaaaatgggggtgcaaatagcacccaggcccacttgggccctccagaatattcctccagaaggctgttgcttctggaggaagcaagctggctcgcctgggcgagctgggcggcaaccacctcccctattttgctataaataggggaggaagtgaagaagaaaagggttcagccccttaggc
This region of Glycine max cultivar Williams 82 chromosome 7, Glycine_max_v4.0, whole genome shotgun sequence genomic DNA includes:
- the LOC102669853 gene encoding uncharacterized protein, which codes for MIVTQHATKFEELVRYFPHYQGRDGESSKCVKFLNGLQPEVKQAVNYQGVRQFPLLVNMCRIWDEDSQDRASYYRSIGPMKNKKNEPQHRGKPYLTPPKQYGNRPNNKRIIATRFAGDSGSKPNTFPTQITCYRCGKPGHISSNCPDKGITCFNCRQRGHIQKDCPYPKKE